A stretch of Lepidochelys kempii isolate rLepKem1 chromosome 14, rLepKem1.hap2, whole genome shotgun sequence DNA encodes these proteins:
- the HGS gene encoding hepatocyte growth factor-regulated tyrosine kinase substrate isoform X6 produces the protein MLGSDSFPSVQRQVEVNVRNKILYLIQAWAHAFRNEPKYKVVQDTYQIMKVEGHVFPEFKESDAMFAAERAPDWVDAEECHRCRVQFGVVTRKHHCRACGQIFCGKCSSKYSTIPKFGIEKEVRVCEPCYEHLNKKADGKTAATTELPPEYLTSPLSQQSQLPPKRDETALQEEEELQLAIALSQSEAEEKERMRQKTTYSVYPKAEPTPVTSTAPPVSTLYSSPVNSSAPLAEDIDPELARYLNRNYWEKKQEEVRKSPTPSAPLSLSEPATQPGEAHPIPLGVVEQQYQNGESEENHEQFLKALQNAVTTFVNRMKSNHMRGRSITNDSAVLSLFQSINSMHPQLLELLNQLDERRLYYEGLQDKLAQTRDARGALNALRDEHREKLRRAAEEAERQRQIQLAQKLEIMRQKKQEYLEMQRQLAIQRLQEQEKERQMRLEQQKQTIQMRAQMPAFSLPYAQLQAMPAAGGVIYQPSGPTSFPGTFSPAGSVEGSPMHSVYMNQPAPGNTGPYAPMPVAGADPNMVNAYVYQAGAGSGQAAPQGQVVPTTNPAYSSYQPTPTQGYQNAASQSQSIPAISQAPQSGTMGYMGSQSVSMGYQPYNMQGLMSTLPGQEPALSSLPPQQTYLSGQQPVYQQMPPPAGPPQQQQPQQAPSQVQQAQGSGEAQLISFD, from the exons ATGCTGGGCTCAGATTCTTTCCCCTCTGTGCAGAGACAAGTGGAAGTGAACGTTCGCAATAAGATCCTGTACCTGATCCAGGCCTGGGCTCACGCCTTCCGCAACGAGCCCAAGTACAAGGTGGTGCAGGACACCTACCAGATCATGAAGGTGGAAG GTCATGTGTTCCCAGAATTCAAGGAGAGTGATGCCATGTTTGCTGCAGAAAGG GCCCCTGACTGGGTGGATGCTGAAGAGTGTCACCGATGTCGAGTGCAGTTTGGGGTCGTGACCCGCAAG CATCACTGCCGGGCTTGTGGGCAGATCTTCTGTGGAAAGTGCTCTTCCAAGTACTCCACCATCCCTAAGTTTGGCATTGAGAAGGAGGTGCGGGTGTGTGAGCCCTGCTACGAGCACCTCAACAA GAAAGCTGACGGCAAAACGGCTGCCACCACTGAGCTGCCACCTGAGTACCTGACCAGCCCCCTTTCTCAGCAGTCCCAG CTGCCCCCAAAGCGTGACGAGACAgccctgcaggaggaggaggagctccagCTGGCCATCGCCCTCTCACAATCAGAGGCTGAGGAGAAGGAGAGGATG AGACAGAAAACGACCTACTCTGTGTACCCAAAGGCTGAGCCCACACCTGTCACCTCAACCGCACCCCCTGTCAGCACCCTCTACTCCTCCCCTGTG aacTCCTCTGCTCCGCTGGCTGAGGACATCGACCCCGAG CTGGCTCGATACCTGAACCGTAACTACTGGGAGAAGAAGCAGGAGGAGGTTCGTAAGAGCCCCACCCCATCTGCTCCACTatccctctcagagccagccaCCCAGCCTGGGGAAGCTCATCCCATCCCGCTCGGTGTCGTGGAG CAGCAGTACCAGAATGGGGAGTCCGAGGAGAACCACGAGCAGTTCCTGAAGGCTCTGCAGAATGCTGTCACCACCTTCGTCAACCGTATGAAGAGCAACCACATGCGGGGCCGCAGCATCACCAATGACTCAGCTGTGCTCTCCCTCTTCCAGTCCATCAACAGCATgcatccccagctgctggagctgctCAACCAGCTGGATGAGCGCAGGT TGTACTATGAGGGCCTGCAGGACAAGCTGGCACAGACCCGGGATGCCCGCGGGGCCCTGAATGCTTTGCGGGACGAGCACCGCGAGAAGCTGCGCCGGGCGGCCGAGGAGGCTGAGCGGCAGCGCCAAATCCAGCTGGCGCAGAAGTTGGAGATCATGAGACAGAAAAAGCAG GAGTACCTGGAGATGCAGCGACAATTGGCCATCCAGCGGCTGcaggagcaggaaaaggagaggcagATGCGCCTGGAGCAGCAAAAGCAGACCATCCAGATGAGAGCCCAGATGCCAGCTTTCTCTCTGCCCTATGCCCAG CTCCAGGCCatgccagcagcaggaggggtGATCTATCAGCCATCTGGTCCCACCAGCTTCCCAGGCACCTTCAGCCCCGCAGGCTCTGTGGAGGGCTCTCCCATGCACAGCGTGTACATGAACCAGCCAGCTCCAGGCAACACTGGCCCCTACGCACCAATGCCTGTTGCAGGGGCAG ATCCCAACATGGTGAACGCCTACGTGTACCAGGCAGGCGCAGGAAGCGGGCAGGCAGCGCCGCAAGGGCAGGTGGTTCCCACCACCAACCCAGCCTACTCCTCGTATCAGCCGACTCCGACGCAGGGCTACCAG AACGCTGCGTCCCAGTCGCAGAGCATCCCTGCCATCTCGCAggccccacagtctggcaccatGGGCTACATGGGGAGCCAGTCTGTCTCCATGGGGTACCAGCCCTACAACATGCAG gGCCTCATGTCGACCCTTCCTGGGCAGGAGCCGGCTCTGAGCAGCCTGCCACCCCAGCAGACTTACCTCTCGGGACAGCAGCCCGTGTATCAGCAG ATGCCACCCCCAGCAggccccccccagcagcagcagcctcagcaggCCCCATCGCAGGTACAGCAGGCCCAGGGCAGTGGCGAGGCCCAGCTCATCTCGTTCGACTGA
- the HGS gene encoding hepatocyte growth factor-regulated tyrosine kinase substrate isoform X5, with amino-acid sequence MGRGGGTFERLLDKATSQLLLETDWESILQICDMIRQGDTQAKYAVGAIKKKVNDKNPHVALYALEVMESVVKNCGQTVHDEVANKQTMEELKELFKRQVEVNVRNKILYLIQAWAHAFRNEPKYKVVQDTYQIMKVEGHVFPEFKESDAMFAAERAPDWVDAEECHRCRVQFGVVTRKHHCRACGQIFCGKCSSKYSTIPKFGIEKEVRVCEPCYEHLNKKADGKTAATTELPPEYLTSPLSQQSQRQKTTYSVYPKAEPTPVTSTAPPVSTLYSSPVNSSAPLAEDIDPELARYLNRNYWEKKQEEVRKSPTPSAPLSLSEPATQPGEAHPIPLGVVEQQYQNGESEENHEQFLKALQNAVTTFVNRMKSNHMRGRSITNDSAVLSLFQSINSMHPQLLELLNQLDERRLYYEGLQDKLAQTRDARGALNALRDEHREKLRRAAEEAERQRQIQLAQKLEIMRQKKQEYLEMQRQLAIQRLQEQEKERQMRLEQQKQTIQMRAQMPAFSLPYAQLQAMPAAGGVIYQPSGPTSFPGTFSPAGSVEGSPMHSVYMNQPAPGNTGPYAPMPVAGADPNMVNAYVYQAGAGSGQAAPQGQVVPTTNPAYSSYQPTPTQGYQNAASQSQSIPAISQAPQSGTMGYMGSQSVSMGYQPYNMQGLMSTLPGQEPALSSLPPQQTYLSGQQPVYQQMPPPAGPPQQQQPQQAPSQVQQAQGSGEAQLISFD; translated from the exons ATGGGCAGAGGCGGCGGCACCTTCGAGCGGCTCCTAG ATAAAGCTACCAGTCAGCTTCTGCTGGAGACAGACTGGGAATCCATTCTACAGATTTGTGATATGATTCGTCAGGGAGACACTCA aGCTAAATATGCAGTTGGTGCTATCAAGAAGAAAGTCAATGACAAGAACCCCCATGTGGCTCTCTACGCACTAGAG GTCATGGAGTCTGTGGTCAAGAATTGTGGCCAGACAGTCCATGATGAGGTGGCCAATAAACAGACTATGGAGGAGCTGAAAGAGCTGTTCAAG AGACAAGTGGAAGTGAACGTTCGCAATAAGATCCTGTACCTGATCCAGGCCTGGGCTCACGCCTTCCGCAACGAGCCCAAGTACAAGGTGGTGCAGGACACCTACCAGATCATGAAGGTGGAAG GTCATGTGTTCCCAGAATTCAAGGAGAGTGATGCCATGTTTGCTGCAGAAAGG GCCCCTGACTGGGTGGATGCTGAAGAGTGTCACCGATGTCGAGTGCAGTTTGGGGTCGTGACCCGCAAG CATCACTGCCGGGCTTGTGGGCAGATCTTCTGTGGAAAGTGCTCTTCCAAGTACTCCACCATCCCTAAGTTTGGCATTGAGAAGGAGGTGCGGGTGTGTGAGCCCTGCTACGAGCACCTCAACAA GAAAGCTGACGGCAAAACGGCTGCCACCACTGAGCTGCCACCTGAGTACCTGACCAGCCCCCTTTCTCAGCAGTCCCAG AGACAGAAAACGACCTACTCTGTGTACCCAAAGGCTGAGCCCACACCTGTCACCTCAACCGCACCCCCTGTCAGCACCCTCTACTCCTCCCCTGTG aacTCCTCTGCTCCGCTGGCTGAGGACATCGACCCCGAG CTGGCTCGATACCTGAACCGTAACTACTGGGAGAAGAAGCAGGAGGAGGTTCGTAAGAGCCCCACCCCATCTGCTCCACTatccctctcagagccagccaCCCAGCCTGGGGAAGCTCATCCCATCCCGCTCGGTGTCGTGGAG CAGCAGTACCAGAATGGGGAGTCCGAGGAGAACCACGAGCAGTTCCTGAAGGCTCTGCAGAATGCTGTCACCACCTTCGTCAACCGTATGAAGAGCAACCACATGCGGGGCCGCAGCATCACCAATGACTCAGCTGTGCTCTCCCTCTTCCAGTCCATCAACAGCATgcatccccagctgctggagctgctCAACCAGCTGGATGAGCGCAGGT TGTACTATGAGGGCCTGCAGGACAAGCTGGCACAGACCCGGGATGCCCGCGGGGCCCTGAATGCTTTGCGGGACGAGCACCGCGAGAAGCTGCGCCGGGCGGCCGAGGAGGCTGAGCGGCAGCGCCAAATCCAGCTGGCGCAGAAGTTGGAGATCATGAGACAGAAAAAGCAG GAGTACCTGGAGATGCAGCGACAATTGGCCATCCAGCGGCTGcaggagcaggaaaaggagaggcagATGCGCCTGGAGCAGCAAAAGCAGACCATCCAGATGAGAGCCCAGATGCCAGCTTTCTCTCTGCCCTATGCCCAG CTCCAGGCCatgccagcagcaggaggggtGATCTATCAGCCATCTGGTCCCACCAGCTTCCCAGGCACCTTCAGCCCCGCAGGCTCTGTGGAGGGCTCTCCCATGCACAGCGTGTACATGAACCAGCCAGCTCCAGGCAACACTGGCCCCTACGCACCAATGCCTGTTGCAGGGGCAG ATCCCAACATGGTGAACGCCTACGTGTACCAGGCAGGCGCAGGAAGCGGGCAGGCAGCGCCGCAAGGGCAGGTGGTTCCCACCACCAACCCAGCCTACTCCTCGTATCAGCCGACTCCGACGCAGGGCTACCAG AACGCTGCGTCCCAGTCGCAGAGCATCCCTGCCATCTCGCAggccccacagtctggcaccatGGGCTACATGGGGAGCCAGTCTGTCTCCATGGGGTACCAGCCCTACAACATGCAG gGCCTCATGTCGACCCTTCCTGGGCAGGAGCCGGCTCTGAGCAGCCTGCCACCCCAGCAGACTTACCTCTCGGGACAGCAGCCCGTGTATCAGCAG ATGCCACCCCCAGCAggccccccccagcagcagcagcctcagcaggCCCCATCGCAGGTACAGCAGGCCCAGGGCAGTGGCGAGGCCCAGCTCATCTCGTTCGACTGA
- the HGS gene encoding hepatocyte growth factor-regulated tyrosine kinase substrate isoform X4, which translates to MGRGGGTFERLLDKATSQLLLETDWESILQICDMIRQGDTQAKYAVGAIKKKVNDKNPHVALYALEVMESVVKNCGQTVHDEVANKQTMEELKELFKRQVEVNVRNKILYLIQAWAHAFRNEPKYKVVQDTYQIMKVEGHVFPEFKESDAMFAAERAPDWVDAEECHRCRVQFGVVTRKHHCRACGQIFCGKCSSKYSTIPKFGIEKEVRVCEPCYEHLNKKADGKTAATTELPPEYLTSPLSQQSQLPPKRDETALQEEEELQLAIALSQSEAEEKERMRQKTTYSVYPKAEPTPVTSTAPPVSTLYSSPVNSSAPLAEDIDPELARYLNRNYWEKKQEEVRKSPTPSAPLSLSEPATQPGEAHPIPLGVVEQQYQNGESEENHEQFLKALQNAVTTFVNRMKSNHMRGRSITNDSAVLSLFQSINSMHPQLLELLNQLDERRLYYEGLQDKLAQTRDARGALNALRDEHREKLRRAAEEAERQRQIQLAQKLEIMRQKKQEYLEMQRQLAIQRLQEQEKERQMRLEQQKQTIQMRAQMPAFSLPYAQLQAMPAAGGVIYQPSGPTSFPGTFSPAGSVEGSPMHSVYMNQPAPGNTGPYAPMPVAGADPNMVNAYVYQAGAGSGQAAPQGQVVPTTNPAYSSYQPTPTQGYQNAASQSQSIPAISQAPQSGTMGYMGSQSVSMGYQPYNMQMPPPAGPPQQQQPQQAPSQVQQAQGSGEAQLISFD; encoded by the exons ATGGGCAGAGGCGGCGGCACCTTCGAGCGGCTCCTAG ATAAAGCTACCAGTCAGCTTCTGCTGGAGACAGACTGGGAATCCATTCTACAGATTTGTGATATGATTCGTCAGGGAGACACTCA aGCTAAATATGCAGTTGGTGCTATCAAGAAGAAAGTCAATGACAAGAACCCCCATGTGGCTCTCTACGCACTAGAG GTCATGGAGTCTGTGGTCAAGAATTGTGGCCAGACAGTCCATGATGAGGTGGCCAATAAACAGACTATGGAGGAGCTGAAAGAGCTGTTCAAG AGACAAGTGGAAGTGAACGTTCGCAATAAGATCCTGTACCTGATCCAGGCCTGGGCTCACGCCTTCCGCAACGAGCCCAAGTACAAGGTGGTGCAGGACACCTACCAGATCATGAAGGTGGAAG GTCATGTGTTCCCAGAATTCAAGGAGAGTGATGCCATGTTTGCTGCAGAAAGG GCCCCTGACTGGGTGGATGCTGAAGAGTGTCACCGATGTCGAGTGCAGTTTGGGGTCGTGACCCGCAAG CATCACTGCCGGGCTTGTGGGCAGATCTTCTGTGGAAAGTGCTCTTCCAAGTACTCCACCATCCCTAAGTTTGGCATTGAGAAGGAGGTGCGGGTGTGTGAGCCCTGCTACGAGCACCTCAACAA GAAAGCTGACGGCAAAACGGCTGCCACCACTGAGCTGCCACCTGAGTACCTGACCAGCCCCCTTTCTCAGCAGTCCCAG CTGCCCCCAAAGCGTGACGAGACAgccctgcaggaggaggaggagctccagCTGGCCATCGCCCTCTCACAATCAGAGGCTGAGGAGAAGGAGAGGATG AGACAGAAAACGACCTACTCTGTGTACCCAAAGGCTGAGCCCACACCTGTCACCTCAACCGCACCCCCTGTCAGCACCCTCTACTCCTCCCCTGTG aacTCCTCTGCTCCGCTGGCTGAGGACATCGACCCCGAG CTGGCTCGATACCTGAACCGTAACTACTGGGAGAAGAAGCAGGAGGAGGTTCGTAAGAGCCCCACCCCATCTGCTCCACTatccctctcagagccagccaCCCAGCCTGGGGAAGCTCATCCCATCCCGCTCGGTGTCGTGGAG CAGCAGTACCAGAATGGGGAGTCCGAGGAGAACCACGAGCAGTTCCTGAAGGCTCTGCAGAATGCTGTCACCACCTTCGTCAACCGTATGAAGAGCAACCACATGCGGGGCCGCAGCATCACCAATGACTCAGCTGTGCTCTCCCTCTTCCAGTCCATCAACAGCATgcatccccagctgctggagctgctCAACCAGCTGGATGAGCGCAGGT TGTACTATGAGGGCCTGCAGGACAAGCTGGCACAGACCCGGGATGCCCGCGGGGCCCTGAATGCTTTGCGGGACGAGCACCGCGAGAAGCTGCGCCGGGCGGCCGAGGAGGCTGAGCGGCAGCGCCAAATCCAGCTGGCGCAGAAGTTGGAGATCATGAGACAGAAAAAGCAG GAGTACCTGGAGATGCAGCGACAATTGGCCATCCAGCGGCTGcaggagcaggaaaaggagaggcagATGCGCCTGGAGCAGCAAAAGCAGACCATCCAGATGAGAGCCCAGATGCCAGCTTTCTCTCTGCCCTATGCCCAG CTCCAGGCCatgccagcagcaggaggggtGATCTATCAGCCATCTGGTCCCACCAGCTTCCCAGGCACCTTCAGCCCCGCAGGCTCTGTGGAGGGCTCTCCCATGCACAGCGTGTACATGAACCAGCCAGCTCCAGGCAACACTGGCCCCTACGCACCAATGCCTGTTGCAGGGGCAG ATCCCAACATGGTGAACGCCTACGTGTACCAGGCAGGCGCAGGAAGCGGGCAGGCAGCGCCGCAAGGGCAGGTGGTTCCCACCACCAACCCAGCCTACTCCTCGTATCAGCCGACTCCGACGCAGGGCTACCAG AACGCTGCGTCCCAGTCGCAGAGCATCCCTGCCATCTCGCAggccccacagtctggcaccatGGGCTACATGGGGAGCCAGTCTGTCTCCATGGGGTACCAGCCCTACAACATGCAG ATGCCACCCCCAGCAggccccccccagcagcagcagcctcagcaggCCCCATCGCAGGTACAGCAGGCCCAGGGCAGTGGCGAGGCCCAGCTCATCTCGTTCGACTGA
- the HGS gene encoding hepatocyte growth factor-regulated tyrosine kinase substrate isoform X1, which produces MGRGGGTFERLLDKATSQLLLETDWESILQICDMIRQGDTQAKYAVGAIKKKVNDKNPHVALYALEVMESVVKNCGQTVHDEVANKQTMEELKELFKRQVEVNVRNKILYLIQAWAHAFRNEPKYKVVQDTYQIMKVEGHVFPEFKESDAMFAAERAPDWVDAEECHRCRVQFGVVTRKHHCRACGQIFCGKCSSKYSTIPKFGIEKEVRVCEPCYEHLNKKADGKTAATTELPPEYLTSPLSQQSQLPPKRDETALQEEEELQLAIALSQSEAEEKERMRQKTTYSVYPKAEPTPVTSTAPPVSTLYSSPVNSSAPLAEDIDPELARYLNRNYWEKKQEEVRKSPTPSAPLSLSEPATQPGEAHPIPLGVVEQQYQNGESEENHEQFLKALQNAVTTFVNRMKSNHMRGRSITNDSAVLSLFQSINSMHPQLLELLNQLDERRLYYEGLQDKLAQTRDARGALNALRDEHREKLRRAAEEAERQRQIQLAQKLEIMRQKKQEYLEMQRQLAIQRLQEQEKERQMRLEQQKQTIQMRAQMPAFSLPYAQLQAMPAAGGVIYQPSGPTSFPGTFSPAGSVEGSPMHSVYMNQPAPGNTGPYAPMPVAGAGESLGQAEVGKVGMQHQSPHCALSAPDPNMVNAYVYQAGAGSGQAAPQGQVVPTTNPAYSSYQPTPTQGYQNAASQSQSIPAISQAPQSGTMGYMGSQSVSMGYQPYNMQGLMSTLPGQEPALSSLPPQQTYLSGQQPVYQQMPPPAGPPQQQQPQQAPSQVQQAQGSGEAQLISFD; this is translated from the exons ATGGGCAGAGGCGGCGGCACCTTCGAGCGGCTCCTAG ATAAAGCTACCAGTCAGCTTCTGCTGGAGACAGACTGGGAATCCATTCTACAGATTTGTGATATGATTCGTCAGGGAGACACTCA aGCTAAATATGCAGTTGGTGCTATCAAGAAGAAAGTCAATGACAAGAACCCCCATGTGGCTCTCTACGCACTAGAG GTCATGGAGTCTGTGGTCAAGAATTGTGGCCAGACAGTCCATGATGAGGTGGCCAATAAACAGACTATGGAGGAGCTGAAAGAGCTGTTCAAG AGACAAGTGGAAGTGAACGTTCGCAATAAGATCCTGTACCTGATCCAGGCCTGGGCTCACGCCTTCCGCAACGAGCCCAAGTACAAGGTGGTGCAGGACACCTACCAGATCATGAAGGTGGAAG GTCATGTGTTCCCAGAATTCAAGGAGAGTGATGCCATGTTTGCTGCAGAAAGG GCCCCTGACTGGGTGGATGCTGAAGAGTGTCACCGATGTCGAGTGCAGTTTGGGGTCGTGACCCGCAAG CATCACTGCCGGGCTTGTGGGCAGATCTTCTGTGGAAAGTGCTCTTCCAAGTACTCCACCATCCCTAAGTTTGGCATTGAGAAGGAGGTGCGGGTGTGTGAGCCCTGCTACGAGCACCTCAACAA GAAAGCTGACGGCAAAACGGCTGCCACCACTGAGCTGCCACCTGAGTACCTGACCAGCCCCCTTTCTCAGCAGTCCCAG CTGCCCCCAAAGCGTGACGAGACAgccctgcaggaggaggaggagctccagCTGGCCATCGCCCTCTCACAATCAGAGGCTGAGGAGAAGGAGAGGATG AGACAGAAAACGACCTACTCTGTGTACCCAAAGGCTGAGCCCACACCTGTCACCTCAACCGCACCCCCTGTCAGCACCCTCTACTCCTCCCCTGTG aacTCCTCTGCTCCGCTGGCTGAGGACATCGACCCCGAG CTGGCTCGATACCTGAACCGTAACTACTGGGAGAAGAAGCAGGAGGAGGTTCGTAAGAGCCCCACCCCATCTGCTCCACTatccctctcagagccagccaCCCAGCCTGGGGAAGCTCATCCCATCCCGCTCGGTGTCGTGGAG CAGCAGTACCAGAATGGGGAGTCCGAGGAGAACCACGAGCAGTTCCTGAAGGCTCTGCAGAATGCTGTCACCACCTTCGTCAACCGTATGAAGAGCAACCACATGCGGGGCCGCAGCATCACCAATGACTCAGCTGTGCTCTCCCTCTTCCAGTCCATCAACAGCATgcatccccagctgctggagctgctCAACCAGCTGGATGAGCGCAGGT TGTACTATGAGGGCCTGCAGGACAAGCTGGCACAGACCCGGGATGCCCGCGGGGCCCTGAATGCTTTGCGGGACGAGCACCGCGAGAAGCTGCGCCGGGCGGCCGAGGAGGCTGAGCGGCAGCGCCAAATCCAGCTGGCGCAGAAGTTGGAGATCATGAGACAGAAAAAGCAG GAGTACCTGGAGATGCAGCGACAATTGGCCATCCAGCGGCTGcaggagcaggaaaaggagaggcagATGCGCCTGGAGCAGCAAAAGCAGACCATCCAGATGAGAGCCCAGATGCCAGCTTTCTCTCTGCCCTATGCCCAG CTCCAGGCCatgccagcagcaggaggggtGATCTATCAGCCATCTGGTCCCACCAGCTTCCCAGGCACCTTCAGCCCCGCAGGCTCTGTGGAGGGCTCTCCCATGCACAGCGTGTACATGAACCAGCCAGCTCCAGGCAACACTGGCCCCTACGCACCAATGCCTGTTGCAGGGGCAGGTGAGAGCCTGGGCCAAGCAGAGGTAGGCAAGGTTGGAATGCAGCACCAGTCACCTCACTGTGCCCTCTCTGCTCCAGATCCCAACATGGTGAACGCCTACGTGTACCAGGCAGGCGCAGGAAGCGGGCAGGCAGCGCCGCAAGGGCAGGTGGTTCCCACCACCAACCCAGCCTACTCCTCGTATCAGCCGACTCCGACGCAGGGCTACCAG AACGCTGCGTCCCAGTCGCAGAGCATCCCTGCCATCTCGCAggccccacagtctggcaccatGGGCTACATGGGGAGCCAGTCTGTCTCCATGGGGTACCAGCCCTACAACATGCAG gGCCTCATGTCGACCCTTCCTGGGCAGGAGCCGGCTCTGAGCAGCCTGCCACCCCAGCAGACTTACCTCTCGGGACAGCAGCCCGTGTATCAGCAG ATGCCACCCCCAGCAggccccccccagcagcagcagcctcagcaggCCCCATCGCAGGTACAGCAGGCCCAGGGCAGTGGCGAGGCCCAGCTCATCTCGTTCGACTGA